GAGGGCGACCGTTATATACGGCAGCGCCCTTAAAGTCCTCTCCGGGAGGGGCTTTACGCGGCCCGGCTACATGACGCCGAGGGAGTTCTCCATTTACCTCAAGGACTCTTCCTTTCCGGGCGCGGCTATCATGAGCGAGCTTACGGACAAGTACCTTTATATAAGGTTCGGCGGGGGCGGCGGCGCACACGAAATAACGGCGCTCGAATCCCTCTACAGGAAGCTTAAGTCCCTGAAATCCAAGGGGCATGCCCCCGGAACGACGCCGTGACGTTCTTGCTCTATCCCACGTGGTAAGGTACTATTTAACGACGAAAAGCGGGTAACCCCCGCTTTTTTAATTGGAAGCGCCTGATTTTTAGTTGGAAGTGTCTGATTGGAAGTGTCTGAAAGGAATAAATCAGCGGGATAAGTCCCGGTGCCGGGTTTTTATAATGTCAGAAGATATTGTGTATAACGTCAAGGAGCTGCTGGAGCCCCTCTTGAGAGGGAAGGGCCTTGAGCTTTTCGACGTCGAATACAAGGGCTCGGGCAAAAGAGGCGTTTTAAGGGTATTCATAGACAAGGAAGAGGGGGTTACGGTAGACGACTGCGCGCTCGTGAGCAGGGAACTGGGGACGCTCCTCGATGTGCACGACATCATACCCTCGTCCTACACGCTCGAGGTGTCGTCGCCGGGCCTCACGAGGCCTCTCAGGAACCCGGCAGATTACGCGAGGTTCACGGGCAGCAAGGTGAAGATAAAGACGAGCGAGGAAATAGATAAAAGGAAGGTATTCATAGGCACGCTGGCCGGCATCGAGGACGGCGTCGTGACCGTTGAGGCCGACGGGGCCCGTTACGAGATTCCTTACGGGTCGATAGAGAAAGCGAATTTGGAACTGGATTTTTAAGGGGGCAAAACTAGATGGCGACCATGACTGAGCTTAGCAGGGTAATGGATTCTGTCTGCAAGGATAAGGGGATAGACAAGGACGAGATAGTTAACGCTGTCGAGGAAGCGGTTCTTTCCGCGGCCCAGAAGCTGTTCCGCATGCAGGATAAGGACAAGGAGCTCGAAGTGCATTTCAACGAGGACGACGGCGACGTCGAGCTCTTCGAGTTCAAGACGGTGGTCGAGGACATACAGGATCCCGACACCGAGATCACGCTCGATGCGGCGCACGAGCTCGACCCCGAAGCGGAATTCGGGGACGAGATCGGCGTGAAGATCAATCCCGAATTCACCAGGATAGCGATTCAGAACGCAAAGCAGAAAATCCTCCAGAGCATAAAGGAAGCCGAGGGGAAGGTAATTTACGAAGAGTTCAAGAACAGAAGGGGCGAGCTCATAAGCGGCATCGTGAGGCGGGTCGAAAGAAGGAACATCATAGTCGACCTCGGGCGTACGGAGGCTATTCTGCCTCCGGAGCACCAGGTGCCGAGGGAGTACTACAAGCCCAAGGAAAGACTCCGCGCTATACTCTTCGAGATCAAGGAAACCAAGCGCGGCCCGCAGCTCATACTGTCGCGCGCACACAAGGACTTCGTCAAGAAGCTCTTCGAATCGGAAGTCCCTGAGATCGGGGACCAGATAGTGGTGATAAAGGCCATATCGCGCGACCCGGGCGGGCGTACGAAGATAGCCGTTACCTCGAGCGATACGGACGTCGACCCGGTAGGCGCGTGCGTCGGTATGCGCGGCTCACGGGTGCAGAACGTCATACAGGAGCTCAAGGGCGAGAAGATAGACATCGTGCCGTGGTCGCCGGACCCGGCCCGCTTTGCCTGTAACGCCCTGTCGCCCGCCCGCGTGAGCAAGGTGATAATCGACGACGACAACAAGTCGATGGAGATAATCGTCGACGACGATCAGCTTTCCCTCGCGATCGGGAGACGCGGACAGAACGTAAGGCTCGCTTCGCAGCTGACCGAATGGAGAATCGACATCAAGACCGAGTCCCAGGTCAAGCGCGAGCAGCAGGACGTCGTCCACCTCTTGATGTCTCTCCCCAACGTCAAGGAAGTTACCGCGAATCTCCTTTACGGAGAAGGCTTCCACAAGCTGGAAGATATAGCGTTCTCGGACCCCGAGACCCTGGCCAAGTCGGCGGGGCTCAGGAGCGAGGAGGACGCCGTCAAGCTCCAGACGGCCGCAAGGATAGCGCTCAAGGACAGGCTCGAGCAGATGTCCATAGAAGAGCCGGCGCAAGAGGCGCATGAGACGGGTGAGCCCGTGGAAGCGCAAGGGGCGGTTGAGTCGCCCGAGACCGCGGAGACGGAGACCGACCGGCCTAGGGCAGAGGAAGAGCCGCTCACGGAGCAGGAATAAGGGAGTCCCCGTAAAATTTTCCGGACTGTAAGACATGCCGGAAAGGGCTGTTTAAGGCCGGTTTCCGGCTGCATAAGTATTGTTATATCCAGCTCTTTTTTGCATAGTAAAGTAAACTTTGGTACTCTACTCCGGATAACCGTACGATCATTTAAAGCGGAGGTATTTTAGCACCCGGTGCGCTCGATATGTCCAATGTCAGAATTTACGAACTGTCTAAAGATTTGAACAAGTCCAATAGAGAAATCCTTAACGTCGCCAAGGGACTCGGCATCTCGGTCAAGAGCCATGCGAGCTCCATTTCGGACGAAGAGGCCCAGAAAATAAGGGACAGGATTATTTCGTCCCACGGCGGAGAAGGAGCCCAGCAAAAGCCCGTCGACGACACGGAAAAGGTGAGGGTGTTCCGCTCCGAAAAAGGCGAGGAAGTAGTGGAGAGAAGGCAGGGCGAGCGCGTCGTTATAAGAAGAAAAAAGAAGCAGGAAGAACCGGCGGAGGAAGAGGCGGCGCAGCCGGCGGCGGAAGCGGGGGATGCGTCCCGGGCCGGTGTTTCCCCGGCTGGGGAAGAGCCCGGAGAACCCGGCGAGGCCGTTCCGGAAGAGGCGGGAGGCGAGGAAATCCCTGCCGGGGACGAAGCCGTGCTCCAGGCGCAGGAAGAAGAGGCGCTTCAGGGCGAAACGAACGGCGTGGCCGTAAACGGGGCCGAAGCGGGTGCGGGGACGGCCGAAGCCAAGGGCGACGCAAAGCCCGGAGACAAGGACGAGACCGATGAGTCCGCCAAGAAAAAGAAAAAGGTCCGCAGCAGCCGCGTCAAGCCGAAGCGGGAAGAAATAATAGACGAAGACACGCTCGAAGAATTGAGAAAGGCGTTCCGCACGAAGCTCCCCGGAAGAAAGAGGGAGTACCTGGTGGACGACAGGCGCTCGAAGGCCAAGTCCTCCCCACATGGTTTCCAGAGAGAAAGAACTTTCGACAGAGGAGGAAGGGGGGTCCAGGGGCAGAGGGATCAGCGAACTGCAGGGACCGCGGCGGACGATGCTTCGAGGGTAATTCCCTTCCCGGGGAAACCGCCCCGGCGCACGGTTAAAATCGGCGAATCCATAAATCTCGGCGAGCTCGCCAGGATGATGGGCATAAAAGCCGGCGAATTAATAAAGAAGCTTATAAGCATGGGTATGAGGGCCACCGTGAACCAGGCCCTCGATCACGAAACGGCGGCGCTGCTCGCCGAAGAATTCGATTTCGACGTGTCGGTGGATATCTTCGAAGAGAAGGACATTCTTTTGGAAGAGCCGGACACTGGCGAGGACAGGGAGCTTGCGCCGCGTCCTCCCGTAGTCACGGTCATGGGACACGTAGACCACGGAAAGACGACGCTCCTCGATTCCATAAGGCAGACGAACGTGGTGGAAGGCGAGGCCGGAGGCATCACGCAGCACATCGGCGCTTATTCGGTAGACGTCGACGGGCGCACGGTTTCGTTCGTCGACACCCCGGGCCACGAGGCCTTCACCGCTATGCGCGCGAGGGGCGCCAAGGTTACGGACGTCGTAATACTCGTAGTCGCGGCCGACGACGGCGTCATGCCGCAGACGATCGAGGCGGTGAACCATGCGCGTGCGGCCGAGGTGCCGATAATCGTCGCGATAAACAAGGTCGATAAACCCGAGGCCAATCTCGAAAGAATAAAGCGCCAGCTCTCTGAAATAGGGCTTATTTCGGAAGAATGGGGCGGCGACACGCTCTTCGCCGAGGTTTCGGCGAAGCAGAGAACAGGTATAAAGGAGCTCCTGGAACTCGTGCTCCTTCAGGCGGATATTCTGGAGCTCAAGGCCGACAAGGACAAGAGGGCGAACGGCTTCGTCATAGAGGCCGTGCTCGACAAGGGCAGGGGCCCGGTCGCGACCGTCATTGTCAGGGAAGGGACGCTCAAGATAGGGGATTACATAGTCACCGGAACGACCGTGGGTAAGGTAAGGGCGCTTATCGACGACAAGGGAAAGAGGGTGAAAGAGGCCGGCCCGTCGATGCCCGTCGAAATCATGGGCCTTTCGGGCGTGCCGGAGGCCGGTGACCGCTTCTACGTGGTCAAGGACGAAAAGGCGGCGAAGGACGTCGTTTCACACAGGGAAACCAAGATCCGCGAGACGGCAGCCGCGAAGGAAAGAAAGCCCACGCTCGAAAATCTCTTCGAGACGCTCGAGCAGGAAGAGGCCAAGGAGCTTCCGCTCATAATCAAGGCCGACACGCAGGGCTCGGTCGAGGCGGTCTCGGAATCCATAAGCAAGCTCAGCACCGAAAAATGCCAGGTGAAGATCGTGCATTCAGGCGTCGGCGGCATAACGGAAACGGACGTCGTCCTCGCGAGCGCATCGGACGCGATAATCGTGGGCTTTAACGTAAGGCCGGATGTAAAGGCGCTCGAAATCGCCGAAAGGGAGGGCATATCCCTTGAGCTGCATTCCATAATCTATAAGCTCATCGACAGGGTAAGGAGCGCGATGGAAGGCCTCCTCGACCCGATCGTGAAGGAGAAGATTACGGCGCACGCGGAAATCAGGGAGACGTTCACCATATCCAGGATAGGCACCATCGCGGGCTGTATGGTTACGGACGGAAAGATATCGAGGGATAATAACGTAAGGGTGGTCAGGGACGGCGTTACGGTTTTTGAAGGAAGGCTCTCGTCGCTAAAGCGTTTCAAGGACGATGTCAGGGAGGTCAATGCGGGTTATGAATGCGGTATCGGCATCGAGAGGTTTAACGATATAAAAGTAGGAGATATACTGGAGTTCTACACGCACGAGGAGTTTAAGCAAGAGCTTTAGCGCGCAAGCTATAGATGGTTATAGGCATAGTCAGCATTGACCTGTACATGAATGGCAACAGATCGCTCAAGGCAAAGAGGCAGATTGTAAAAAGCCTTATTCGCAGAGTACAATCCCGATTCATAAATGTCTCCATATCGGAGGTGGGCTCGCTCGACCTCTGGCAAAAAGCCACGATAGGCATAGCTTTCGTAGGTAACGAAACCCGTTTCGTGAATTCGGTCCTCGACCAGGTGACCGATTTCATCGAATCCACCGGGCTAGTCGAGATGGGGCAGCGGGAGCTCGAGATAATACATTATTAGGAGACGAGACCGGCCGATGGCAAAGAGGTCAAGCAGGGTAGGCGACCAGATTCTTAAAGAAGTATCGGGGATGCTGGTCAGGGGAGAGATCAAGGACCCCCGCGTAAGCGGCGTGTCGGTTACGGAAGTGAGGATGTCGGATCTCGGAATGGCCGAGATCTACTTTACGCTCCCCGGCGGGGAGGCCGGGAAGGACGAAGCCCTTTCGGGGCTCGAAAGCGCCAGGGGGTTTGTCCGCGGGAAGCTCGCGTCCAGGCTGAGGATGAGAAAGGTACCGGACATAAAATTCATATTCGACATCGCGCTCGAAAAGGGCTACAGAATAGACGAGATACTAAAGGAGATTTCCGGTGAATGAAGAGATGAAGGCCGTGATCGAGGCCATCCGCAATTCCGGCAGGATACTCATTACATCGCACGAAAACCCGGACGGCGACGCGCTCGGCTCGACTCTCGGGCTCGGACTCGGGCTCGAAAAGCTGGGGAAGGAGGTGGTCTTTTACAATAAGGACGGGGTGCCCGAGCTTCTGACTTTTCTCCCGGGCTCGGAGAGGATCCGAACTTCACTCGAAGGCGCGGGCGATTTCGACCTTGCTTTTGCCGTCGACTGCACCGGAACGAGCCGGGCCGGGGACGAATTCGAGGATTTCGTTAAGGCCGGCCGATGCAGGCAGGTCGTCATAATAGACCACCACCAGACGAACAGCAGCTCGGCAGACATACATCTTCTCGATTCCGGGTCTTCTTCGACAGGCGAGATCGTATACCTTCTCTTAAAGACGATGTCCGTGGAGATAGACGAAGCGATAGCGAAAAACTTATACACCACTATAGTGAGCGACACCGGGTCGTTCAGGTACTCGAACACGAATCCGGTGACGTTCAGGGACGCCTCGGAGCTTGTCGAGCGGGGTGTTGACCCTGCTGAAATATCGGAAGCTCTCTTCGAGAGCGAGCCGCTCCGGAAGCTCCGGCTCGTGGCTCTTGTGCTTCCCACGCTGAGCGTCCGGGAAGGGAACAGGGTAGCCTCGGTTGTCATAGATAGAAGCATGTTCGAAAAGGCGGGCGCCCGGAGGGAGGATACCGAGGGGCTCGTCAACATACCCAGGAGCATAAAGGGCGTCGAGGTCGCGGTCGCGTTCAGGGAAGAAGCCGGGAACGGGTCCCCCTTCTGGAAGATAAGCTTCCGGTCCAAGGGGGACGTGGACGTCGCCAGGATAGCCGAGCGTTTCGGGGGCGGGGGGCATAAGAAGGCCGCGGGCTGCTCCGTGGAAGGGACGCTCGAGGAAGTGCAGTCGAAAGTGTTCGGCTGTATAGGCGAGGAGCTTGAATGAATGGAGTGATAGTCCTCGACAAGCCCGAGGGTATAACGTCCCGGGCGGCGGTAAACACTGTAAACAGGCTTCTTCAAATAAAAAAATCGGGCCATACCGGTACGCTCGACCCGTTCGCCACCGGCGTTTTGCCGATCTGCGTAAACGACGCCACGAAGATAATTCCTTTTATGAATAGCGGTTACAAGAAATACGAGGCGCTCATAAGGCTCGGCATAAGGACCGACACCATGGATCTCACCGGGAAAGTCCTTTCCGAGGAGGCGCTTCCGGACATAGATAAAATCGCGCTTCAAGGTGTATTTTCTAAATTTATAGGTAAAATTAATCAGATTCCCCCAATGTTTTCGGCATTGAAGAAGGGCGGGGTAAGGCTCTACGATTATGCTCGAAAGGGGGTCGAAGTGGAAAGGGCTCCGAGAAGTGTGACGATAAAGGAACTAGAGCTCCTGGATTTAAATCCGCCCTTTATCAGGATTATGGTAAAATGTTCGCGCGGGACGTACGTGCGCGTGCTGGCATCCGATATAGCCGACGAGCTCGGCTGCGGCGGGCACCTTGCGGAGCTGAGAAGGATTGAAAGCGACGGCTTCGGGCTCGAGCGCGCCGTGACGATAGAAGATTTAACGAATGGCGTCGTCAGGCTCATGCCTCTCGAAGACGCGTTGTCGCACATGGCGCGTGTCGATGTCGGGCGCGACCTGGCGGCGGAGATAAGGGAAGGAAAACAGATAAGAAAGACAAGCTTGAAAAATATCGACATCCCCGATTTCAAGACGGGCGACAAGCTGGGCGTCTATGAAGACGGCAGGCTCATTTCCGTCACCGAGGCCCTTACGGATGCGTCGGGCATGGACACCGCCGAGGACGGCGAGGTCGTGCTCAGGCTGCTCCGTGTCCTGAATTGAAAACGGACGTTTTTATATATCTTACTGAGGAGGGTATTAAATGCCTATAGATAAGGAAGAGAAATCACAGATAATAAGCGAATTCGCTCATCATCCGAAAGACGTCGGCTCGTCCGAGGTCCAGGTGGCTATACTTAGCCGCCGCATACAGGACCTTTCGGCTCATGCGGAGAAGGCGCCCAAGGATTTTCATTCGAGGCGTGGGCTTGTATCGCTGGTTGCGAAGAGGAGAAGGCTTCTCAACTATATTAAAAGGCACAACCCGGAGAGCTATCCGGAACTCATACAGAAACTCGGACTGCGAAAGTAGGGTTTAAGGAGGTTTAGTTTTGAGCAATCAACCAAAGAAAGTTGAAACCCGGATTTTCGGGAAACGATACGAGCTCGATACGGGCTCGCTGGCGCGTCAGGCCAGCGGGGCGGTATTCGCGCGTAACGAGGACACGGCGGTACTGGCTACCGTCGTCGCAGTGGATGAAAAGACCGAGGGCGAGGATTTCCTTCCCCTCACTATTAACTACCAGGAAAGGCCGTCCGCGGCGGGAAAGATACCCGGCGGCTACTTCAAGCGTGAAGGCAGGCCGAACGAGAAGGAAGTTCTTACTTCGAGGCTTATAGACAGGCCGATAAGGCCGCTCATCGCGAAGGACTTCACGTTCCAGACGCAGATCATCGTCACAGTCTTTTCGGCCGACGCCGACCACGACCCGGACGTGTTGTCTATTACGGCGGCCTCGGCCGCGCTCATGGTTTCGGACGTCCCGTTCGCGGGGCCGCTCGCGGCTGTGAGGGTCGGAAGGGTCGAAGGAAGGTTCATATGCAACCCGACGAAGGAGGAGCTCGCCGAGAGCGATATGAACATAGTGGTCGCGGGCACCAAAGATGCGATAGTGATGGTGGAGGGGGGGGCGAACGAGGTCCCGGAACCCGAAATCGTCGACGCGCTCATGTTCGCCCACGAAAGCATACAGGAATTCATCAAGCTCCAGGAAGATCTTTTGTCCGGGCTCGAGATAGAAAAGAGGCAGTACGAAGGGCCGGTCGAAGAGGACCCGTTCGAGGCCGAGATTCTGGCGTTTGCCGGCGGGAAGCTGAAAGACACGCTCGTATGGTCCTCGAAGGCCAAGAGGCGCGAGCGCATAAAGAGCATCAAGCAGGAAACCGAAGAGCACATGGCCTCTCTTCATCCCGAAGAAGAGGAAATAAAGATTTCAAAGCCCTTCGAGAAGGTTCTGAAGTCCCTCGTCAGGGACCTCATCGTAAAGGACCGGATAAGGCTCGACGGCAGGGGTTATACCGACGTCAGGAACATATACGGCCAGGTCGGATTCCTCCCCCGCGCCCACGGCTCGGCGCTGTTTACCAGGGGCGAGACGCAGGCGGCGGTCACCGCGACGCTCGGGACGGCGTACGACGAGCAGAGGATCGACTCGCTCGAAGGCGACATCACGAAGACCTTCATGCTCCACTACAACTTCCCTCCCTACAGCGTCGGCGAAGTCAGCCACAGGCTCGGGCCGGGCAGAAGGGAGATAGGGCACGGAGCGCTCGCCGAAAGGGCGATACTGCCGGTGCTTCCGCCGAAGGACCAGTTCCCGTACACGGTGAGGGTCGTCTCCGACGTTCTGGAATCGAACGGCTCCTCTTCGATGGCGACTGTCTGCGGCGCGGCGCTTTCGCTCATGGACGCGGGCGTACCCATAAGCGCGCCCGTGGGCGGCATAGCGATGGGCCTCATTAAAGAGGAAGACAACTTCGTCATCCTGACGGACATACTCGGCGACGAGGACCACCTCGGCGACATGGACTTTAAGGTCGCGGGCACGAGGGCGGGCGTCACCGCGCTTCAGATGGATATCAAGGTTATCGGCGTCACGAGGGACATACTTTCGACGGCGCTTGAGCATGCGAATAACGCAAGGATGGTCGTCCTCGACAAGATGGCCGAGATACTCGACCAGCCGAGGGGCGATATATCGCCGTTTGCGCCGAGGATAATCTCCATACAGATTAACCCGGAGAAGATAAAGGACGTCATAGGCTCCGGCGGGAAGACCATAAAGAAGATAGTCGAGGTTACCGGTGCGCAGATAGACATCGACGACAGCGGCAGGGTCAACATCGCGTCGCCCGACAGGGATGCATGCGACAGGGCCGTCAAGATCATCCAGGGTATTGTCGAGGAGATAGAGGTCGGAAAGATTTACAGGGGAACCGTAAAACGGATACTAGATTTCGGCGCTATCGTCGAGCTTGGCTTCGGTAAGGACGGACTCGTTCATATATCCGAGCTTGCCCCGAACAGGGTCAATAGCGTAACCGACGTCATTCAGGAAAATGACGAGATACTAGTCAAGTGTATCAGCAGGGAGAACGACGGCAGAATAAGGCTCAGCCGTAAGCAGGCCCTTGGCGAAGACATAGAGAATTACACCAACAACGCACTCTAGAATTGTCCCGGGACCGGCGGGCCTAACGGTTCTCCGGTCTTACGTTCCATTCTCCGAAGAAAAGCGGTGAAAGAAAAGAAACCGAGACTGCTCGTCATCCTTGGCCCCACGGCATCCGGCAAGAGCCGGCTCGCGATGGAAATCGCAGGGGCCCTGGACGGTGAGATCGTGAGCTCGGACTCCCTCCAGGTTTATAAGCATCTCGACATAGGAACGGCGAAGCCCTCCCCCCAAGAGAGGGCCCGGGCGCCGCATCACCTCGTAGACATCCTAGAGCCCGGCGAAGAGTTTAACGCCGGGACCTTCAGGCGTGGGGCCTCTTCGGTCATAGAGTCTCTCGCCGCGGCCGGTAAAAAAATAATAGTCGCGGGCGGGACGTACCTGTATGTAAAGGCGCTCCTCTCGGGCCTTATCGAGGGCCTCCCCGCCGACCGCGGGCTGAGGGCCGCGCTCAGGAAGGAGCGGGCGGAGCACGGGCCGGAGTATCTCTACAAGAGGCTCTCATCTGTCGACCCGGAATCGGCTTCGAAGATTCATCCCAGGGATTACATCAGGACCGAGAGGGCCCTCGAAGTGTACGAGCTAACGGGCCAGAAGATGTCGCTCCTCCAATCACTCCACGAATTCGGCGTCCGCGATTACGATTACCTCAAAATCGGTATAAACGTCGAGCGCCAGGAGCTCAGGCAGAGAATAGACGAAAGGGTTGACGGCATGATCTCGGCCGGGCTCGTGGACGAGGTGCGTCGCCTCCGCGCCATGGGATACGGCCCGGGGCTAAAGCCCATGCAGTCCATAGGCTATAAGGAGATGAACGCTTACATCGACGGAGAGATCGGCCTCGAAAGGGCAGTCGAGCTCATAAAGCGCGACACCAAACGCCTGGCCAAGCGCCAGATGACGTGGCTAAGGGCTGATAAGGAGATTCACTGGCTGGATATTCCGGAGGATATGGGAAAGGTTCTGGAAATTGCCGAGGTATTCTTCCGAGGCGAATGAGCCGCACCCTGCAGTAATACGTCACTCGTACTTCTTGAGCTCCTCGTCCACCTTCTTTAAATACTCGCTTTCGGATTCTTCCCCGGGCGCCGCCGGAATGAATTCGACGTCGTCCCCGGGCCGTTTGGACTTATGAAGGAAGAGCGCGATACCCACCGCGCCCAGGACGACCGCCATACCGGGCATTACCCAGAGGAGCCAGTTTATCCCCTTTTTCGGGGGCGACGCGAGTATGGAGTCGCCGTAGCGTTTTACGAAGTAGTCGATCACTTCCTGGTTGGTCTTCCCTTCTTCGAGCTGCTTCCTTATTATCTGCCGCATGTCGTTCGCAAGGTTCGAGTTCGACTCGGCGACGCTCTGCCCCTGACATACGGGGCACATGAGGAGATAGGCAATCTCGTTAACCCTGTCGTCTAGGCTCTTCTCGTCGGCAAGGGCGGAGGCGGAAAAGAGGAACAGCACGGTCAGCGCCAGAGTGATGATGCCACTATATTTCTTCGTGTTCGTTAACGTCATGATATCGCTCCGCCCGGCGGCTATGAAGTCTCGGCCTCGCCGGGCTTCATGGCCCTTTCGAGGTAATAATCGATTATTTCGCCCGTGAGCGGGCCGTTGTACTTGTCCCGTATCCTGCCCGTCTCGTCGATAAAGTATGTCTCGGGCACCCCTCCTATACCGAAGTCTACCTGTATCTCCTCTTCGGGGTCTATACCGTGGGGATATTGCCCGCCGAACCTCTCCATGTACGACATGGCGTTCTCGTTGTCGTCCCAGACGTTGACGCCGATGAATACGACGTCCCTGTCCTTGTACTTCTGCCACGCTTCTTCGAGGGCCGGGGCCTCCTGGCGGCAGGGGATGCACCACGACGCCCAGAAGTTGAGGAGCACTGTCTTTCCCTTGAGCTCCTCCGAGGAAATTCTCTTTCCGTCGTAAAGCTTTATCGTGAACGGAGGGGCCTCCTTTCCGACGAGGGGCGAAGTCTTCGTGATGTCCCTCTCACCGAAGAGCGCATATCCAAGAACGGCCAAAATTATCAGGATGACCGCGAGAACGGTATATTTGATGATAGAATTAATTATTCTCATCTTGCCTGCTTTTCTGGGGAATGAGAGATATTATAGCCAATCCTGTGAAATTTTCATATTATACGGGATATTAAGACCGTTTCGGGCCGGAGGCCCGTTTCTTTCACAACCCGGCGAAATCCCGGGGGCGTTGTGCTATAATAAAAGCTCAGGGTTATGGGTTTTTCCCCGGCAATAATATATACATGAACAGCGACTACGATAATGTCGGGAACGGCAGCATGAGGTTTCATGACGAAGAGGTGGAGCGTTACAGGGCTCTCCTCGAATACGGGGTTCTCGACACTGCGCCGGAAGAGGCGTTCGACGAGATATCCCGTCTCGCCGCTTATATATGCAAAACCCCCATCGCGCTGATTACATTCGTCGATGAGGGCCGGGAATGGTTTAAATCCGTGACCGGCCTCGACGCGGACATTTCCGAAGTCCCCAGGGACAAGTCTTTCGGGGCGTACGTGATTAATAACCAGGGCGACTTTCTGTCTATATCCAACCCGCTCGAAGACGACAGGACAAAGCGTAATCCTTTTCTTAACAAATTGAAGGACATAAATTTTATAGCGGGGGTCCCTCTCACGGACGACGCCGGACACAAGCTCGGGTCGCTCTCGGTCATGGGATTCACCCCGAAGGAATTGAGCTCCGAGCAGATATCCATGCTGCATACGATAGCGAGGAAGGTCGTGCTCCAGCTCGAAAAGAACCGGAACGCCGTCGAAGAGCGGGAGAGACGGCATGAGACGGGGCTCAGGGTCGCCGCGGCCTCCGGCGACGTTCTCGAGAATAACGGCTCCGCGAAGGAAGAAGACAGCGAATATTCAGCCCCTGCCCCGGATAACCCGGTCTTGAAAGCCGAAGCCGGGACGGTTAATCCCGAAGCGGGGGCGGATGAAGAAGGCCCCGAAGCCATACGAAACGAGATAAGGGGCAGGCTTGGGGATCTCGAGAGACAGAACAAAAAACTCCTTCTTTTATGCGAGATGGACGAGCTTTTACAGGCTTCGAGGAC
The Thermodesulfobacteriota bacterium genome window above contains:
- a CDS encoding bifunctional oligoribonuclease/PAP phosphatase NrnA — translated: MNEEMKAVIEAIRNSGRILITSHENPDGDALGSTLGLGLGLEKLGKEVVFYNKDGVPELLTFLPGSERIRTSLEGAGDFDLAFAVDCTGTSRAGDEFEDFVKAGRCRQVVIIDHHQTNSSSADIHLLDSGSSSTGEIVYLLLKTMSVEIDEAIAKNLYTTIVSDTGSFRYSNTNPVTFRDASELVERGVDPAEISEALFESEPLRKLRLVALVLPTLSVREGNRVASVVIDRSMFEKAGARREDTEGLVNIPRSIKGVEVAVAFREEAGNGSPFWKISFRSKGDVDVARIAERFGGGGHKKAAGCSVEGTLEEVQSKVFGCIGEELE
- the nusA gene encoding transcription termination factor NusA, producing MATMTELSRVMDSVCKDKGIDKDEIVNAVEEAVLSAAQKLFRMQDKDKELEVHFNEDDGDVELFEFKTVVEDIQDPDTEITLDAAHELDPEAEFGDEIGVKINPEFTRIAIQNAKQKILQSIKEAEGKVIYEEFKNRRGELISGIVRRVERRNIIVDLGRTEAILPPEHQVPREYYKPKERLRAILFEIKETKRGPQLILSRAHKDFVKKLFESEVPEIGDQIVVIKAISRDPGGRTKIAVTSSDTDVDPVGACVGMRGSRVQNVIQELKGEKIDIVPWSPDPARFACNALSPARVSKVIIDDDNKSMEIIVDDDQLSLAIGRRGQNVRLASQLTEWRIDIKTESQVKREQQDVVHLLMSLPNVKEVTANLLYGEGFHKLEDIAFSDPETLAKSAGLRSEEDAVKLQTAARIALKDRLEQMSIEEPAQEAHETGEPVEAQGAVESPETAETETDRPRAEEEPLTEQE
- the truB gene encoding tRNA pseudouridine(55) synthase TruB codes for the protein MNGVIVLDKPEGITSRAAVNTVNRLLQIKKSGHTGTLDPFATGVLPICVNDATKIIPFMNSGYKKYEALIRLGIRTDTMDLTGKVLSEEALPDIDKIALQGVFSKFIGKINQIPPMFSALKKGGVRLYDYARKGVEVERAPRSVTIKELELLDLNPPFIRIMVKCSRGTYVRVLASDIADELGCGGHLAELRRIESDGFGLERAVTIEDLTNGVVRLMPLEDALSHMARVDVGRDLAAEIREGKQIRKTSLKNIDIPDFKTGDKLGVYEDGRLISVTEALTDASGMDTAEDGEVVLRLLRVLN
- the rbfA gene encoding 30S ribosome-binding factor RbfA — its product is MAKRSSRVGDQILKEVSGMLVRGEIKDPRVSGVSVTEVRMSDLGMAEIYFTLPGGEAGKDEALSGLESARGFVRGKLASRLRMRKVPDIKFIFDIALEKGYRIDEILKEISGE
- a CDS encoding DUF503 domain-containing protein, with protein sequence MVIGIVSIDLYMNGNRSLKAKRQIVKSLIRRVQSRFINVSISEVGSLDLWQKATIGIAFVGNETRFVNSVLDQVTDFIESTGLVEMGQRELEIIHY
- the infB gene encoding translation initiation factor IF-2, which encodes MSNVRIYELSKDLNKSNREILNVAKGLGISVKSHASSISDEEAQKIRDRIISSHGGEGAQQKPVDDTEKVRVFRSEKGEEVVERRQGERVVIRRKKKQEEPAEEEAAQPAAEAGDASRAGVSPAGEEPGEPGEAVPEEAGGEEIPAGDEAVLQAQEEEALQGETNGVAVNGAEAGAGTAEAKGDAKPGDKDETDESAKKKKKVRSSRVKPKREEIIDEDTLEELRKAFRTKLPGRKREYLVDDRRSKAKSSPHGFQRERTFDRGGRGVQGQRDQRTAGTAADDASRVIPFPGKPPRRTVKIGESINLGELARMMGIKAGELIKKLISMGMRATVNQALDHETAALLAEEFDFDVSVDIFEEKDILLEEPDTGEDRELAPRPPVVTVMGHVDHGKTTLLDSIRQTNVVEGEAGGITQHIGAYSVDVDGRTVSFVDTPGHEAFTAMRARGAKVTDVVILVVAADDGVMPQTIEAVNHARAAEVPIIVAINKVDKPEANLERIKRQLSEIGLISEEWGGDTLFAEVSAKQRTGIKELLELVLLQADILELKADKDKRANGFVIEAVLDKGRGPVATVIVREGTLKIGDYIVTGTTVGKVRALIDDKGKRVKEAGPSMPVEIMGLSGVPEAGDRFYVVKDEKAAKDVVSHRETKIRETAAAKERKPTLENLFETLEQEEAKELPLIIKADTQGSVEAVSESISKLSTEKCQVKIVHSGVGGITETDVVLASASDAIIVGFNVRPDVKALEIAEREGISLELHSIIYKLIDRVRSAMEGLLDPIVKEKITAHAEIRETFTISRIGTIAGCMVTDGKISRDNNVRVVRDGVTVFEGRLSSLKRFKDDVREVNAGYECGIGIERFNDIKVGDILEFYTHEEFKQEL
- the rimP gene encoding ribosome maturation factor RimP — protein: MSEDIVYNVKELLEPLLRGKGLELFDVEYKGSGKRGVLRVFIDKEEGVTVDDCALVSRELGTLLDVHDIIPSSYTLEVSSPGLTRPLRNPADYARFTGSKVKIKTSEEIDKRKVFIGTLAGIEDGVVTVEADGARYEIPYGSIEKANLELDF